Proteins from a genomic interval of Macaca thibetana thibetana isolate TM-01 chromosome 17, ASM2454274v1, whole genome shotgun sequence:
- the TEX29 gene encoding testis-expressed protein 29, with protein MKYVPEVKKSPPHLLKQFTVCDIPLHDICDYNVSRDRCKELGCCFYKGVCYEKAVPIYVHVFSALIVIVAGAFVITIIYRVVRESRRQRAVPTDVALPHKSSKKAKVASSSSKLGLKPPSPGPPGARPSMKSDADKDDVTVTIAETEETED; from the exons ATGAAATACGTGCCGGAAGTGAAGAAGTCGCCGCCGCACCTCCTGAAGCAATTCACAG TGTGTGACATTCCTCTGCATGACATTTGTGACTACAACGTCTCCAGGGACCGATGCAAGGAGCTCGGGTGCTGCTTCTACAAAGGCGTCTGCTACGAGAAAGCAGTTCCCA TTTACGTCCACGTGTTCTCCGCCTTGATTGTGATCGTCGCTGGGGCCTtcgtcatcaccatcatctacAG AGTCGTTCGGGAGAGCAGGAGACAAAGGGCCGTCCCTACGGATGTCGCCCTGCCACACAAGTCCAGCAAAAAGGCGAAGGTGGCCTCATCCAGCAGCAAATTAGGGCTGAAGCCTCCGAGTCCTGGGCCTCCGGGTGCTCGGCCCTCAATGAAGAGTGACGCGGACAAGGATGATG TAACAGTGACAATAGCAGAAACCGAAGAAACTGAGGACTGA